The Montipora capricornis isolate CH-2021 chromosome 1, ASM3666992v2, whole genome shotgun sequence genome contains a region encoding:
- the LOC138047002 gene encoding acyl-CoA-binding domain-containing protein 5A-like isoform X2: MLKFYALYKQAKEGACFEPKPGFWDVVKKAKWEAWHNLGQMSKQEAMESYVSELKHVVLNLTDQDGLEEFSEVLKPFYKEVYEGQDEQLPRVLKAFKDEALQNGKLIEFNLNGHSCEPQAGNVPFQNGHVELFDENGSEMEFPVSKSEFPHRNSLYLERYPQRSKKTGLSSSKGVNPFLIIPADKVEDSSDIEEDDKELQNREPEVPHLGSQWTDLCAPKGQNGLVLTSDESDEDEFCDTVDPEHLQELLNGDHIVVNEINLDNTLQNMDSSHSSTLNSSPEGATNSTSTESENSDLESDLKISELLTSTPFAKHVTFAIESSDSDRPIVINSELPKVVASVSEESVLEMVPLLENGCDSLAVTNVLEDNPVPAIENGDQKPSGILKSHHPVRECGGGDASQKPSGRHHGGRTRQAQGLRSKEDSSGVDGASGLPKGDGRRGDSDSEDEFASDHTSGPDYDSAGDELNDRILQALERLHQDMKNVVRRLNSIEETVARSQQASHQSTQPWWKAFVPSKPLVFLILWPFIINIIFYHIKRRKGSQGR, encoded by the exons ATGTTAAAG ttttatgcgTTGTACAAGCAAGCTAAGGAAGGAGCTTGTTTTGAACCAAAGCCTGGATTTTGGGATGTAGTGAAGAAAGCCAAATG GGAAGCATGGCACAACTTGGGTCAAATGTCCAAACAAGAAGCTATGGAATCTTACGTCTCTGAACTAAAGCAT GTTGTGCTAAACTTGACTGATCAAGATGGGTTAGAAGAATTTTCTGAAGTTTTAAAACCATTCTACAAAGAAGTTTATGAAGGCCAAGATGAACAACTGCCAAGAGTTCTTAAGGCTTTCAAGGATGAAGCTCTACAAAATGGGAAGTTAATAGAATTTAACCTAAATGGACATAGTTGTGAGCCACAGGCCGGTAACGTACCATTTCAAAATGGGCATGTGGAGCTATTTGATGAAAACGGAAGTGAGATGGAATTTCCTGTAAGTAAGAGTGAATTTCCACATCGAAATAGTCTATATCTTGAAAGATATCCACAAAGGTCCAAGAAAACAGGCTTATCATCTTCCAAAGGAGTAAATCCATTTCTGATCATACCTGCGGACAAGGTAGAGGACTCCAGTGACATAGAAGAGGATGATAAGGAACTTCAGAACAGAGAGCCTGAAG TGCCACATTTGGGGTCACAGTGGACGGATTTATGTGCACCAAAAGGACAAAATGGACTGGTTTTGACGAGTGACGAAAGTGATGAAGATGAATTTTGTGACACTGTAGACCCTGAACATTTGCAAGAACTCCTAAATGGAGATCACATtgttgtaaatgaaattaaTCTTGACAATACTCTCCAGAATATGGACTCAtctcacagtagcactttaaacagTTCTCCCGAGGGTGCCACAAACTCAACATCAACAGAATCTGAAAATTCTGATTTAGAAAGTGACTTGAAAATCTCTGAACTATTGACCAGTACTCCATTTGCCAAGCATGTCACTTTTGCAATTGAAAGCAGTGATTCTGACAGACCAATTGTTATCAATTCAGAGCTTCCAAAGGTTGTTGCATCTGTTAGTGAGGAATCAGTGTTAGAAATGGTTCCACTGCTTGAGAATGGGTGTGATAGTCTTGCTGTAACAAATGTCCTGGAAGATAATCCAGTTCCTGCTATTGAGAATGGTGATCAAAAGCCATCAGGAATCTTGAAATCTCATCATCCTGTAAGAGAATGTGGTGGAGGGGATGCCTCTCAAAAGCCCTCTGGGCGCCATCATGGGGGTCGTACTAGGCAAGCACAAGGACTTAGGAGCAAAGAAG ATTCTAGTGGCGTGGATGGAGCAAGTGGACTTCCAAAAGGAGACGGACGGAGaggtgatagtgatagtgaggATGAATTTGCCAGTGATCATACCAGTGGCCCAGACTATGACTCTGCAGGAGATGAACTTAATGATCGGATATTGCAAGCACTGGAGAGATTACACCAGGACATGAAAAATGTTGTAAGGCGACTCAACTCCATTGAGGAAACTGTAGCACGGTCACAACAG gcCTCACACCAATCTACACAGCCTTGGTGGAAAGCTTTTGTTCCTTCCAAACCTCTGGTGTTTCTCATTCTCTGGccatttattattaatatcatCTTCTACCATATCAAACGAAGAAAG GGTTCACAAGGGAGATGA
- the LOC138047028 gene encoding protein SPO16 homolog has translation MADDSGHLNWPVILNKSLEGSEIYRLLVQNHKVRVTDTTGEGVIIFPLSSVAFMIIELDKVLNSDQGESSVNPYIFDRIQRLNQLHRRAYVFLFAPQMEPKEMHALAALQRRFLGAKARFLPVHNVKACVDCMITLAKATCKPMTESIQERVKALQDSSVSDSIVLRIFASIGLSSHECLVLQHGLKTISRVSQATEEELMDCSLDHETAQKVINFFKKDSIQI, from the exons ATGGCGGATGACAGTGGACACCTGAATTGGCCTGTTATTCTGAACAAGTCGTTGGAAGGAAGTGAGATTTACAGACTTCTGGTACAAAACCACAAAGTGAGAG TTACAGACACAACCGGTGAAGGAGTGATAATTTTTCCTCTTTCATCTGTCGCATTTATGATTATTGAATTGGACAAGGTGTTGAATTCAGACCAGGGAGAAAGCTCAGTAAATCCATACATTTTTGACAG GATACAAAGACTGAATCAACTGCATCGAAGAgcttatgtttttctttttgccccTCAAATGGAACCAAAGGAAATGCACGCATTGGCAGCATTACAAAGAAG GTTTCTTGGGGCAAAGGCAAGGTTTCTTCCTGTCCACAATGTGAAGGCATGTGTTGACTGTATGATAACTTTGGCAAAG GCTACTTGTAAACCTATGACTGAGTCGATTCAAGAAAGAGTAAAGGCCTTACAAGATTCATCTGTCAGTGACAGTATTGTTCTACGCATTTTTGCCAGCATCGGCCTTAGCAGTCATG AATGCTTGGTGCTACAGCATGGTCTAAAGACTATTTCCAGGGTGTCACAAGCAACAGAGGAGGAACTGATGGACTGTAGCCTGGATCATGAAACAGCACAAAAAGTGATCAACTTCTTTAAGAAAGACTCCATACAGATTTGA
- the LOC138047023 gene encoding uncharacterized protein has protein sequence MATKFSVLNKRTGSKMSVLTIASLLSFFENENKSVSRGENHFKSNHVESFSASQGVLKGQVHASMKKKVYNVTIYLDQNNAIKSSECECPRGVYKCSHAAALFIYGIYNWSRTDVECSWKKRNAPDISRKSIAEMFPPAKPGYTALLRQPNQGDRQALYSELRAYGKFTGLCWLLSPEPKQLGDLPVSTVEEVIFSEEFLTLSTAAEQLEFIKRKLKVEQEIVNQISSLTVGQRNNPSWHLVRKGRLTASNFGSVINAKRVTPSLIKRLLGEYDISRVKAVAWGVTNEAEAIKTFTAKTHLEVAETGVWLDESGVLGASPDGFVGEDHVLEAKCSYTFRNASIEEALKSETFCLEQKEDGSYSLKRNHVYWHQVQGQMYLAKRNYCYFVVWTNNWCVIIEIKKDPSWEENLTRLREFYFKHLFPKIVEGEL, from the exons ATGGCAACCAAATTTTCTGTTCTAAACAAACGCACGGGAAGCAAGATGTCGGTGCTGACAATTGCGTCCCTGCTTTCTTTCTTCGAAAATGAGAATAAATCCGTTTCAAGAGGTGAAAATCACTTCAAATCAAACCATGTGGAAAGCTTTAGTGCAAGTCAAGGTGTTTTGAAGGGACAAGTTCACGCTAGTATGAAGAAAAAAGTGTATAATGTGACG atatacCTTGACCAAAACAATGCGATTAAATCGAGCGAGTGCGAGTGTCCTCGGGGAGTTTATAAATGCAGCCATGCTGCAGCTCTGTTCATCTACGGAATTTATAACTGGAGTCGGACTGATGTTGAGTGTTCATGGAAAAAACGGAATGCACCTGATATTTCTCGGAAATCTATTGCTGAAATGTTTCCTCCAGCAAAGCCAGGATATACAGCCTTACTCCGACAACCAAATCAAGGAGATCGACAAGCGCTGTATTCAGAGCTCCGAGCGTATGGAAAGTTCACTGGCCTATGCTGGCTGTTAAGCCCTGAGCCAAAACAACTGGGGGATCTACCTGTCTCAACAGTGGAAGAGGTTATTTTTTCCGAAGAATTTCTCACCTTATCTACTGCTGCTGAACAACTTGAGTTTATCAAACGAAAATTAAAGGTAGAGCAAGAAATTGTAAATCAAATCAGTTCTTTAACTGTCGGTCAGCGAAACAATCCCTCCTGGCATTTAGTCAGGAAGGGGCGTTTGACTGCAAGTAATTTTGGCTCCGTCATCAATGCTAAGAGGGTCACCCCATCCCTTATTAAGCGTCTCTTGGGAGAATATGACATTTCACGTGTCAAAGCTGTGGCATGGGGAGTCACAAATGAGGCTGAAGCCATCAAAACATTTACTGCCAAAACCCATCTTGAAGTTGCTGAGACAGGGGTGTGGCTTGACGAATCAGGCGTTCTTGGAGCTTCCCCTGATGGATTCGTGGGTGAAGACCATGTTCTAGAGGCGAAGTGTTCCTATACCTTCAGAAATGCGAGTATTGAGGAAGCTTTGAAAAGTGAGACATTTTGTCTGGAGCAAAAAGAGGACGGGTCATACTCGCTAAAAAGGAATCATGTCTACTGGCACCAAGTGCAAGGGCAAATGTACTTAGCCAAAcgaaattattgttattttgttgtttggacAAATAACTGGTGTGTCATTATTGAAATCAAGAAGGATCCATCCTGGGAAGAAAACCTTACCAGACTAAGGGAATTTTACTTTAAACACCTCTTTCCCAAAATTGTTGAGGGAGAACTATAG
- the LOC138047002 gene encoding acyl-CoA-binding domain-containing protein 5A-like isoform X1: protein MAGSVEAGFDAAVNVVRSMPKKGACQPSKDTMLKFYALYKQAKEGACFEPKPGFWDVVKKAKWEAWHNLGQMSKQEAMESYVSELKHVVLNLTDQDGLEEFSEVLKPFYKEVYEGQDEQLPRVLKAFKDEALQNGKLIEFNLNGHSCEPQAGNVPFQNGHVELFDENGSEMEFPVSKSEFPHRNSLYLERYPQRSKKTGLSSSKGVNPFLIIPADKVEDSSDIEEDDKELQNREPEVPHLGSQWTDLCAPKGQNGLVLTSDESDEDEFCDTVDPEHLQELLNGDHIVVNEINLDNTLQNMDSSHSSTLNSSPEGATNSTSTESENSDLESDLKISELLTSTPFAKHVTFAIESSDSDRPIVINSELPKVVASVSEESVLEMVPLLENGCDSLAVTNVLEDNPVPAIENGDQKPSGILKSHHPVRECGGGDASQKPSGRHHGGRTRQAQGLRSKEDSSGVDGASGLPKGDGRRGDSDSEDEFASDHTSGPDYDSAGDELNDRILQALERLHQDMKNVVRRLNSIEETVARSQQASHQSTQPWWKAFVPSKPLVFLILWPFIINIIFYHIKRRKGSQGR, encoded by the exons ATGGCGGGATCTGTGGAAGCAGGATTCGACGCTGCCGTGAACGTCGTACGATCTATGCCAAAAAAAG gCGCCTGCCAACCATCAAAAGACACAATGTTAAAG ttttatgcgTTGTACAAGCAAGCTAAGGAAGGAGCTTGTTTTGAACCAAAGCCTGGATTTTGGGATGTAGTGAAGAAAGCCAAATG GGAAGCATGGCACAACTTGGGTCAAATGTCCAAACAAGAAGCTATGGAATCTTACGTCTCTGAACTAAAGCAT GTTGTGCTAAACTTGACTGATCAAGATGGGTTAGAAGAATTTTCTGAAGTTTTAAAACCATTCTACAAAGAAGTTTATGAAGGCCAAGATGAACAACTGCCAAGAGTTCTTAAGGCTTTCAAGGATGAAGCTCTACAAAATGGGAAGTTAATAGAATTTAACCTAAATGGACATAGTTGTGAGCCACAGGCCGGTAACGTACCATTTCAAAATGGGCATGTGGAGCTATTTGATGAAAACGGAAGTGAGATGGAATTTCCTGTAAGTAAGAGTGAATTTCCACATCGAAATAGTCTATATCTTGAAAGATATCCACAAAGGTCCAAGAAAACAGGCTTATCATCTTCCAAAGGAGTAAATCCATTTCTGATCATACCTGCGGACAAGGTAGAGGACTCCAGTGACATAGAAGAGGATGATAAGGAACTTCAGAACAGAGAGCCTGAAG TGCCACATTTGGGGTCACAGTGGACGGATTTATGTGCACCAAAAGGACAAAATGGACTGGTTTTGACGAGTGACGAAAGTGATGAAGATGAATTTTGTGACACTGTAGACCCTGAACATTTGCAAGAACTCCTAAATGGAGATCACATtgttgtaaatgaaattaaTCTTGACAATACTCTCCAGAATATGGACTCAtctcacagtagcactttaaacagTTCTCCCGAGGGTGCCACAAACTCAACATCAACAGAATCTGAAAATTCTGATTTAGAAAGTGACTTGAAAATCTCTGAACTATTGACCAGTACTCCATTTGCCAAGCATGTCACTTTTGCAATTGAAAGCAGTGATTCTGACAGACCAATTGTTATCAATTCAGAGCTTCCAAAGGTTGTTGCATCTGTTAGTGAGGAATCAGTGTTAGAAATGGTTCCACTGCTTGAGAATGGGTGTGATAGTCTTGCTGTAACAAATGTCCTGGAAGATAATCCAGTTCCTGCTATTGAGAATGGTGATCAAAAGCCATCAGGAATCTTGAAATCTCATCATCCTGTAAGAGAATGTGGTGGAGGGGATGCCTCTCAAAAGCCCTCTGGGCGCCATCATGGGGGTCGTACTAGGCAAGCACAAGGACTTAGGAGCAAAGAAG ATTCTAGTGGCGTGGATGGAGCAAGTGGACTTCCAAAAGGAGACGGACGGAGaggtgatagtgatagtgaggATGAATTTGCCAGTGATCATACCAGTGGCCCAGACTATGACTCTGCAGGAGATGAACTTAATGATCGGATATTGCAAGCACTGGAGAGATTACACCAGGACATGAAAAATGTTGTAAGGCGACTCAACTCCATTGAGGAAACTGTAGCACGGTCACAACAG gcCTCACACCAATCTACACAGCCTTGGTGGAAAGCTTTTGTTCCTTCCAAACCTCTGGTGTTTCTCATTCTCTGGccatttattattaatatcatCTTCTACCATATCAAACGAAGAAAG GGTTCACAAGGGAGATGA
- the LOC138047015 gene encoding uncharacterized protein yields the protein MVHCFAPGCDHHSESHTCKFYGFPHKIKKKEEYQRWIRLIRRKDREPGNHSRICSCHFRDGKKSAGPEIYTRNADKLFPSEGFPRKKKKQSSTTHSSVHDMVQAIRDKMEEEAPPLQEKPSTNQVILEAELDLAKRELEQQRETAQYQRTHYSASTLTTDILRMETGLPTKEVFQIVVNYASRFKDSLSYYAGWRVESIIFEDQILITLMKLRQNYTNLHIAQLFSCSVATISNVVTTFIHVLHHILFDDLMTTIPSREKNKLCSPSSFSMFTSCRIVIDCTDIEIAAPSLMSQQNETYSSYRGMNSFKVLVGVAPNAVITYVSKLYPGSISDKEIVKQSGLMNHMANGDLILADKGFLIQDIVPKGVSVNIPPFLENGKFTASEIRATKNIAKCRIHVERANARLKDFKILNFIPPKLRCYADKVFQVCAALVNLQFPLIKEGCEGVEFE from the exons ATGGTTCACTGCTTTGCTCCGGGCTGTGATCATCATTCCGAATCACATACTTGTAAATTCTATGGGTTTCcacataaaataaagaaaaaggaggaGTACCAACGCTGGATTCGATTAATAAG AAGAAAAGACAGGGAACCAGGGAATCACTCCAGAATATGCAGTTGTCACTTCAGAGATGGGAAAAAGAGTGCCGGCCCAGAAATTTACACACGTAATGCTGACAAGTTGTTTCCATCAGAAGGATTTcctcgaaaaaagaaaaaacagagtaGTACTACACACAGCAGTGTACATGACATGGTGCAGGCCATTCGGGACAAAATGGAAGAGGAGGCACCTCCCTTGCAAGAAAAACCCTCAACAAACCAGGTTATTCTTGAAGCCGAACTTGACCTTGCAAAGAGGGAACTTGAGCAGCAGAGAGAAACTGCACAGTACCAGAGAACACATTATTCTGCATCAACTCTTACCACAGATATTCTTCGTATGGAAACTGGACTACCAACAAAAGAAGTTTTCCAGATTGTGGTAAATTATGCCTCTAGATTTAAGGATTCTTTGTCATACTATGCAGGTTGGAGAGTGGAGTCAATTATTTTTGAAGATCAAATTTTAATCACCCTCATGAAACTGAGACAAAACTATACTAATCTCCACATAGCTCAGTTATTCTCTTGTAGTGTTGCTACCATTTCAAATGTAGTTACAACATTTATTCATGTTTTACACCATATCTTATTTGATGATTTGATGACCACTATCCCTTCTAGGGAGAAAAACAAATTATGCTCTCCTTCGtccttttcaatgtttactAGCTGTAGAATAGTCATTGACTGTACAGATATTGAAATTGCAGCACCCAGTCTTATGAGTCAACAGAATGAGACATATTCAAGCTACCGGGGCATGAATTCTTTTAAAGTTTTAGTCGGGGTGGCGCCCAATGCAGTTATAACATATGTAAGTAAACTGTATCCAGGATCAATTTCGGATAAGGAAATTGTCAAACAGTCAGGTCTAATGAACCATATGGCAAATGGTGACCTGATCCTTGCAGACAAGGGGTTCTTGATTCAGGACATTGTCCCAAAGGGTGTTTCCGTAAATATTCCTCCCTTCTTAGAGAATGGAAAATTCACTGCCAGTGAGATAAGGGCCACtaaaaacattgcaaaatgcAGAATTCACGTCGAAAGGGCTAATGCACGGCTGAAGGATTTTAAGATACTAAACTTTATACCCCCCAAATTAAGATGTTATGCTGACAAAGTATTTCAAGTCTGTGCTGCCCTTGTAAATCTTCAGTTTCCACTGATAAAGGAAGGATGTGAAGGGGTAGAATTTGAGTAA
- the LOC138046993 gene encoding eIF5-mimic protein 2-like, producing MSQKQPKPTLSGQRIRTRKRDEKEKQDPLAFRDAIIQGLQDIGNNDLDQVLTFLDRSGSKLNYRLYGECLFDILFAGGVLAPGGSILEEGEKSTWRTTVCVFEANDDDLKTYVQVINKIIARYRYLQKAFEDEIKKILLFLKGFTEDQRNKLAIVTGIILANGMASPISLTSLFSETLVKEGIALQFVTKVFQSIVKEKDFICLTSALRKAELENKLLEFFPPNKQTQEMFEKHFIAHGLEKLVEFQKALQAVGTRRAFQQQLKEMLDNETPVKEMISTCKEEMKNSELPEDDVVFLVWKGLMRAVEWNKKEELVHDQALKHLKVYAPLLAAFTTQAKSEINLLIKVQEYCYDNMSFMKVFQKMVMLFYKTDVLSEDTIIKWYKGAHSTKGKNVFLEQMKKMVEWLQSAEEETESEEEEEEA from the exons ATGAGTCAAAAGCAACCCAAACCTACACTCAGTGGCCAGCGGATCAGAACCCGCAAAAGAG acgaaaaagaaaagcaagaccCTCTTGCATTTCGAGATGCTATAATACAAGGATTGCAAGACATTGGGAACAATGATCTAGACCAA gtgTTGACATTTCTCGACCGAAGTGGCAGTAAGCTGAATTACAGATTGTATGGAGAATGCCTCTTCGATATTCTATTTGCAGGAGGTGTTTTAG CCCCTGGTGGAAGTATACTGGAAGAAGGTGAAAAATCCACATGGAGAACAACAGTCTGTGTGTTTGAAGCCAATGATGACGATCTCAAGACTTATGTGCAG GTGATAAACAAGATTATTGCCCGGTATAGATACCTGCAAAAGGCATTTGaagatgaaattaaaaag ATCTTGCTGTTCCTCAAAGGTTTCACTGAAGATCAAAGAAACAAACTTGCCATTGTTACTGGAATAATTCTGGCAAATG GAATGGCCTCACCAATATCTCTGACCAGCTTGTTCAGCGAGACCCTTGTGAAAGAAG gaaTTGCTCTGCAATTTGTGACCAAAGTCTTCCAGTCTATTGTTAAGGAGAAGGATTTCATTTGCTTGACCTCTGCCCTAAGAAAGGCTGAGTTGGAGAACAAATTACTG GAGTTTTTCCCTCCCAATAAACAAACACAGGAGATGTTTGAGAAGCATTTCATTGCTCATGGATTGGAAAAACTTGTAGAATTTCAG AAAGCCCTTCAAGCTGTAGGGACTCGCCGAGCTTTTCAGCAACAGCTCAAAGAGATGCTGGATAACGAGACACCTGTCAAAGAA ATGATATCCACATGTaaggaagaaatgaaaaattcagaactccCTGAAGATGATGTTGTCTTCTTG GTGTGGAAAGGTTTGATGAGAGCAGTTGAGTGGAACAAGAAAGAAGAACTGGTGCACGATCAGGCTTTGAAACATCTCAAG GTTTATGCTCCTCTTTTGGCAGCTTTCACAACCCAAGCGAAGTCCGAAATTAACCTTTTGATCAAGGTTCAG GAATACTGCTATGATAACATGTCCTTCATGAAAGTCTTTCAGAAGATGGTGATGCTTTTTTACAAAA CTGACGTTCTTAGCGAAGACACAATAATCAAGTGGTATAAAGGCGCTCATTCCACCAAaggcaaaaatgttttcttggAGCAAATGAAGAAAATGGTGGAGTGGCTGCAAAGTGCAGAGGAAG AAACAGAATCtgaggaggaagaagaagaagcttaA